One Onthophagus taurus isolate NC chromosome 11, IU_Otau_3.0, whole genome shotgun sequence genomic window carries:
- the LOC139431775 gene encoding uncharacterized protein produces MITLNWINSEPCRWQVFVSNRVAQIQELTEQNQWRHIPSMDNPADLASRGMDASTLVNADIWWTGPQWLSQTEENWPSKEIKGISEVPEARKNKMVFINVQKLDLFSKYSSLHRLQRVTAYCLKFIDRTKNKTKNPCSEISGDELKNALWKLIRIAQLESFSSEIKRLKAGQSLPSDSGLLGLDPFLIDDLLRVGGRLTNSDYPFDTRHPIILPKGHKLTYLIIRDEHLRNLHVGPQGLLATIRQRFWPVNGLNTIKGVLRTCITCFRAKPKDVMYKMANLPRVRALESKPFDNVGIDFAGPFNIKDGKLRNRAIIKAYLCIFVCFTTKAVHLEVVGELSTDAFLNALKRFISRRGLCQNIYTDNGTNFVGANNHLKKLTSETQKIEVFCAKNHIRWHFIPVRSPHYGGLWEAAVRSAKKHFKRVIGDIVLTFEELYTVFVQIESVLNSRPLMPISNHPNDLLALTPGHFLIGKPLNALPQENVTEVPSNKLKQYRRLQQMYQHFWQRWSTKYIQTLQQRTKWQQQYTNVKIDDMVVIKDERAAPQQWKLGRVIEILPGQDGVIRTVKLKTAAGETTTTVKRVCVLPFCTEERDSI; encoded by the coding sequence ATGATAACATTAAACTGGATCAACTCGGAGCCATGCAGATGGCAAGTATTTGTATCAAATCGAGTTGCACAAATTCAAGAATTAACCGAACAAAATCAATGGAGGCACATTCCATCTATGGACAATCCAGCAGATCTGGCATCCAGGGGAATGGATGCTTCAACACTTGTAAATGCAGATATTTGGTGGACTGGCCCTCAGTGGTTATCACAAACAGAAGAGAATTGGCCGAGCAAGGAAATAAAAGGCATAAGTGAGGTACCAGAAGctaggaaaaataaaatggtatTTATAAACGTTcaaaaacttgatttattttcaaaatattcatCGTTACATAGGTTACAAAGAGTTACAGCTTATTGTTTAAAGTTTATCGACAGAACTAAGAACAAAACTAAGAATCCTTGTAGTGAAATTTCTGGGGACGAGCTTAAAAATGCTCTCTGGAAACTGATAAGAATTGCTCAGTTGGAAAGCTTTTCTAGCGAGATTAAACGGTTAAAGGCTGGACAAAGCTTACCTAGTGACAGTGGTTTGTTGGGTTTGGATCCATTTCTCATTGATGACCTGTTGCGAGTTGGTGGTAGATTGACCAATAGCGACTATCCCTTTGATACCAGACACCCTATTATATTACCAAAAGGACATAAACTAACTTACCTGATTATACGAGATGAACACTTGCGTAACTTACATGTTGGACCTCAGGGTCTTCTGGCAACTATAAGACAAAGATTTTGGCCAGTAAATGGTTTAAATACTATAAAGGGAGTTTTACGAACATGTATTACTTGTTTTAGAGCTAAACCTAAGGATGTAATGTATAAAATGGCTAACTTACCGCGTGTTAGAGCTCTTGAAAGCAAGCCTTTTGATAACGTTGGAATAGATTTCGCTGGACCGTTTAACATAAAGGACGGAAAATTAAGAAATCGAGCCATTATCAAGGcctatttatgtatttttgtttgCTTTACTACAAAGGCGGTACACCTGGAGGTGGTTGGTGAATTGAGTACTGATGCCTTTTTGAATGCTTTAAAAAGGTTCATTTCACGACGCGGATTGTGTCAAAACATTTACACAGACAACGGAACCAACTTCGTTGGCGCAAATAATCATCTTAAGAAATTGACTTCAGAAACACAGAAAATTGAAGTATTTTGTGCAAAAAATCATATACGCTGGCATTTCATTCCTGTGCGATCCCCTCATTATGGTGGTTTATGGGAGGCGGCCGTTCGCTCGgctaaaaaacattttaaacgtGTTATTGGTGATATTGTACTTACCTTTGAAGAGCTATATACTGTTTTTGTGCAAATTGAATCCGTTTTGAATTCACGTCCTCTTATGCCTATTTCCAATCACCCTAATGACCTATTAGCCTTGACCCCGGGACATTTTCTCATCGGAAAGCCTTTAAATGCGTTGCCCCAGGAAAATGTTACAGAGGTTCCAAGCAACAAGCTCAAGCAATACCGAAGGTTGCAGCAAATGTACCAGCACTTTTGGCAGAGATGGAGCACTAAATATATTCAAACATTGCAACAACGTACCAAGTGGCAACAACAGTACACCaacgtcaaaattgatgatatgGTGGTCATCAAAGACGAACGCGCAGCACCGCAACAGTGGAAACTTGGTAGAGTCATAGAAATATTACCCGGACAAGACGGTGTGATTCGTACTGTGAAGTTGAAGACTGCAGCTGGAGAGACTACTACGACAGTTAAGAGAGTTTGTGTGTTACCGTTTTGCACGGAAGAGAGAGACTCAATATAG
- the LOC139431776 gene encoding uncharacterized protein, with product MYRQVFVSNECTDLQRILWRSDIRQPLHHYRLNTVTYGTASAAFLAIRSLQQIAHDIKQDLPRISSIILRDFYVDDLLTGTNTISQAFEIKRQLTEALQHYGFELRKWQSNIDEFDQNKEGTDHCLTKDIETKTLGLVWNSATDTLHYRVKFIPPTSGVTKRTILSTISQIFDPLGLIAPTTVRAKLVLQKLWQLQTHWDESIPEELHSTWIKLCNGFSALNTIKIHRHAFLNNFDDFQIHGFCDASQTAYGACIYIRTRKGNKVRTSLLTSKTRVAPLKGLTVPRLELCGALLLANLLTNTLRALNNVPTSIIL from the coding sequence ATGTATCGCCAGGTTTTCGTTAGTAATGAGTGCACGGatttacaaagaattttaTGGAGATCAGATATTAGACAACCTCTGCATCATTATAGACTTAACACGGTTACTTATGGAACGGCGTCAGCTGCATTTTTGGCAATTAGAAGTTTACAACAAATTGCGCACGACATCAAACAGGATTTACCTCGGATTAGCAGTATTATTTTGAGGGATTTTTATGTAGATGATTTGCTGACTGGCACGAATACTATCAGTCAAgcttttgaaataaaacgacAACTAACAGAGGCATTACAACATTATGGTTTTGAGTTGAGAAAATGGCAATCGAATATAGATGAATTCGACCAAAATAAGGAAGGAACGGATCATTGTTTAACAAAGGACATCGAAACTAAAACTCTTGGATTGGTTTGGAATTCAGCTACGGATACTTTACATTACAGAGTTAAATTCATTCCTCCAACAAGCGGTGTAACGAAACGAACTATACTATCTACCATATCACAGATTTTTGATCCATTGGGATTAATAGCACCTACTACTGTTAGAGCGAAGTTAGTCCTACAGAAACTGTGGCAATTACAGACCCATTGGGATGAATCGATTCCTGAAGAGCTGCATAGCACTTGGATAAAGCTATGTAATGGTTTTTCAGCATTGAATACGATCAAAATTCACCGTCatgcatttttaaataactttgatgattttcaaatACACGGTTTTTGCGATGCTTCTCAGACTGCATATGGGGCTTGTATTTACATAAGGACAAGAAAGGGAAATAAAGTAAGAACATCATTGTTAACTTCCAAAACAAGAGTGGCACCTTTAAAGGGGCTAACAGTACCGAGATTAGAGCTTTGCGGAGCACTTTTATTAGCGAACTTATTGACGAATACACTTAGAGCATTAAATAATGTTCCTACGTCTATCATTCTTTGA
- the LOC139431777 gene encoding uncharacterized protein, with amino-acid sequence MAERKKVLTVNRGQIKARITRFETYIEKALPENANEARIRLEHVKDALAEFNEIQSELELIDENELTGNERDNFENKYFAILSKATEFVEKHIIRTPTTSAAASDTIDVYALPRQSDSIQQKNVKLPTLDLPKFYGDYVDWVHFDETFCALVHNDPYMDDINKFYYLISCLKGDAAKTIASLEITRDNYKIARDLLKERFENKEKIIKTHVSALFELPAITKESHMHLRRLLDDYNRHTRALKALGEPVKQWGTLLIHILARKLDETTRFKWEEHVVETYKRKQIPDAQSMIDFLTNRCNVFETIERGKPKIGKVSAHLTVDKAECYLCKGNHMIYNCGKFKDLDVKTKYNEAKRLKLCINCLKGGHFASKCKSLSTCKKCAERHNTLLHVAKPIPTATNITPENTKENDEQPTVQALNATNEQNVFLSTAIVEVKNGEGKWQRARALLDSGSQSNFITNDLTQRLKLHTYKVDLPVTGINQTATRITEGVSTQIKSIYNNFHANLSFLTIEQISDEFPNFRVKQKEMQIPAQVKLADPNFCEPSQIDLLLGAGIFAQLVSIGQIKLGSGLPTLQKSVLGWIVSGPVAICNLNIHNPKIHCSLTIDKIGKQLENF; translated from the coding sequence ATGGCAGAACGAAAGAAAGTTTTAACAGTAAATAGAGGTCAAATAAAAGCAAGAATTACTAGATTTGAAACGTATATTGAAAAAGCGTTACCGGAAAATGCAAACGAGGCAAGAATTCGGTTAGAACACGTCAAGGACGCTTTAGCAGAGTTTAACGAGATACAATCAGAATTAGAATTAATCGACGAAAACGAGCTAACAGGCAATGAACgcgataattttgaaaataagtaTTTTGCGATCCTATCTAAGGCGACTGAATTCGTGGAAAAACACATAATACGGACACCGACTACGTCGGCAGCGGCAAGTGATACAATAGATGTTTACGCGCTTCCGAGACAAAGCGATtcaattcaacaaaaaaatgttaaattaccGACGTTAGATCTTCCAAAGTTTTATGGTGATTACGTGGATTGGGTACATTTCGATGAAACTTTTTGTGCTTTGGTACATAATGATCCGTATATGGatgatataaacaaattttattatttgatcaGCTGTTTAAAGGGTGATGCGGCGAAAACAATCGCTTCATTAGAGATAACGCGAGATAATTACAAGATTGCACGTGATTTGTTAAAAGAAAGATTcgagaacaaagaaaaaataataaaaactcaCGTATCGGCGTTGTTCGAATTACCAGCGATTACAAAAGAATCTCATATGCATTTACGTCGTTTACTTGACGATTACAACAGGCACACGCGCGCATTAAAGGCATTAGGTGAACCCGTCAAGCAATGGGGTACGCTTTTAATTCATATCTTAGCcagaaaattagatgaaacaACGCGATTTAAATGGGAAGAACACGTTGTTGAAAcgtacaaaagaaaacaaatacCAGATGCACAAAGTATgattgattttttaacaaaccgATGCAATGTTTTCGAAACGATCGAAAGAGGCAAACCAAAGATTGGAAAAGTATCGGCACATTTGACCGTCGACAAAGCGGAATGCTACCTATGCAAGGGAAATCACATGATCTACAATtgcggtaaatttaaagatttagatGTAAAAACAAAGTATAACGAGGCAAAACGATTGAAACTTTGTATCAATTGTTTGAAGGGTGGCCATTTTGCGAGTAAATGTAAGTCGTTGTCCACGTGCAAAAAATGTGCGGAAAGGCATAATACATTGTTGCATGTAGCAAAACCAATTCCAACAGCGACAAATATAACACCAGAGAACACCAAAGAAAACGATGAACAACCAACCGTACAAGCTTTGAACGCCACCAACGAgcagaatgtttttttgtCAACAGCGATAGTTGAAGTAAAGAATGGAGAAGGTAAATGGCAAAGAGCACGAGCTTTATTGGATTCTGGTTCTCAATCCAACTTTATTACAAATGATTTAACCCAAAGGTTGAAACTGCACACATACAAGGTAGATTTGCCAGTAACAGGAATTAACCAAACAGCTACACGTATTACCGAAGGCGTGAGTACACagattaaatcgatttataacaatttccacgcaaatttatcatttttgacTATTGAGCAGATTTCTGAcgaatttccaaattttagAGTAAAACAGAAGGAGATGCAAATACCAGCACAGGTAAAATTGGCTGATCCTAATTTCTGCGAACCTAGTCAGATCGATCTTCTATTGGGAGCAGGAATTTTCGCACAGTTAGTTTCCATTGGACAGATCAAACTTGGCAGTGGATTACCTACATTACAGAAGAGCGTGTTGGGATGGATTGTATCAGGACCGGTAGCGATATGCAATTTAAACATACACAACCCAAAAATCCATTGCAGTCTTACTATTGACAAAATCGGAAAACAATTGGAGAACTTTTGA